The following DNA comes from Solidesulfovibrio fructosivorans JJ].
CCTGCTCTTTGTCGGTTTCGGCGCCATGCTGATGGAAGGCTTCGTGGCCATCATGGCGCTTATTGCCGCCTGCGTGCTGGTGCCGGCCGACTATTTCGCCATCAATACCCCGGTGGCCGTGTTCGCCAAGCTCGGCATGACCCCGGTCGACTTGAACAGCCTGGCCCAGGCCGTGGGCGAAAACATCCAGGGCCGTCCCGGCGGGGCGGTGTCCCTGGCCGTGGGCATGGCCCATATCTTCTCCTCGATCCCGGTCATGTCCCACCTCATGGCCTACTGGTACCACTTCGCCATCATGTTCGAGGCCGTCTTCATCCTGACCGCCGTGGACGCGGGCACCCGGGTGGGCCGGTTCTTCCTGCAGGAGATGATCGGCCAGGTGATCCCCAAGTTCCGCGAGAAGCACTGGGTGCCGGGCATCCTTTTCACCTCGGCCATCTTCACCTTCGCCTGGGGCTACTTCGTCTACACGGGCAACATCTCCACCATCTGGCCGCTTTTTGGCATGTCCAACCAGCTCTTGGCCGCGGTGAGCCTGCTCATCGGCACGACCATGATCATCCGCATGGGCCGGGCGCGCTACGCCTGGACGACGGCGATCCCGGGACTGGCCATGGTCGGCATCACCTTCTGGGCCGGCTACCTGCAGATCACCGGGACCTACCTGCCCAAGGGCCTGTACCTGCTGGCCTCCCTGGCGGTGATCATCCTGGTCCTCATGGCCATCGTCATCGTCGGCACCGTGCGTCGCTGGATGGAGCTGCTCGGCGTCGAGACGCCTGTCGTCGACACCTATGGCGAGAAGGTGCTGGAAGTGGTTCCGGAGTAAACGGAAACAATCCCGCCTCGCGCGGCGGGATGCGAGAGAGCCGGGGCGGCGTGGTCGCTCCGGCTTTTTTATGCGCCGACCGCCTGGCGCAGGACATCGATGAGCCGGCCCTTGCGAATGGGTTTGGTCATGAAGCCGTCGCAGCCGGCGGCCAGGCCTTTTTGTTCGTAATCGGCAAAGGTGTGGGCCGACAGCATGAGGATGGGGGTACGCCGGGACCCGTTGGCCGCTTCCAGACGCCGTATGGCCTCGGCGGCGGCGCAACCGTTCATCACGGGCATCTCCATGTCCATGAGGATCAGGTCGAAAGCGCCGGGCGTGAAAAGGGCCAGGGCCTCGCATCCCGTTTCGGCCATGACGATTTCATACGGTTCGTTTTCCAGGAAAAGCCGAATCAGTTCTCGGCTGGAAACGGAATCTTCGGCGATAAGCAGGCGGAAGCGTTTTTCGCTTTCCCGCAAGGCCGCTTCGGCTTCCTTGCGGGTGAGGAATTCCCCGCCCGTGCTTTGGGTCCGGTTCCACGAACCTTCCTCGACAGACGGCGGGACCTTGCCGATGGAGGTCCCATGGTCTTGCCGGGCGCGCGCCATGAAGGCGGCTCCCGGGGTGGGCTGGTACAGGGCGCAGAGGACATCGGCGTCGGGACAGGGGTGAGCGAAGACCGTAACGCGACAGACTTGCCGGGCACCGTCGGGCCGCAGCAGGGTGGCGGGATGCGGACGGCATGCCGCCTGGGCCTGCGACGCATTTTTGTATATTGCCAAAAAATCCAGACAGGCTGCAATGTCCTCGGGCGCATGCAGCGCGGCGATGCAGCATCCGCGCAGAGAGTCCCGGGAACGTCCGGTAAGTTCGCAGGCGGCATTGTTTGCGTCACGGATATCGCCGCTTTCGGCATTGATGAGTAATACGGCGTCCGTTAGAGCTTCAATAAAGATGGAATCGCCCAATATGCTCGAAAGAAAAGAGGAGTCGATGGTGTTGTCGTTACCTGAGGATTGGACTTGGTACGGCGCCTGCTTGGGGATAGCAATCATCTATTTTGATTTGTAATATGAATTGTTGTTCAATATTCTGATAATATCGCGTTCTTATTTTTGATTCGTTGCAAATAGTTAGGAAATACTATTGAATTTGCAATGGTTATATATACCATACTTTACATATAAGAATACCCTCATATGGGGCATTATGCAAGATGCTCCCGGCCATGCGTAGTGCCGTCTCTCGCTCCTGGATTCCCACTTTTGGGGTATAAGGGCCTTGGGTTGTGCCCGCGAGGGCAAGGCTCGGCGTTGTTGAGGGTGTGGAATCGGCCGGAGAAAACGCGCGGCATGAGATCCGCGAGAGACAAGAAAATGATGTCGGTTTGGCCGTATCGTGTTATGAATGTTTATTTCGTACTACTAGCCAAGGGTTCCAAAATAGCCTATCCATACGGTGCTGCCGCGTCGGATCCCCATGGACCGGGCGCGAAGGCGACAGACCAACTTCCGCAATCTGCTGGCAAGGGGCCGCCCCCGCGCCGAGGATGACGCCATGAATCAGGACACCTGCCAAGCCTTCCTACGCCCTCGGCGTTCGAAGGCTTTTTTTATTGCCCGGGGAGGGTGGACATGAACAGACGCATCGGCGTGATCGGCATCGTCATCGAAGAGCCCAAGCATGTTTCGGAAAAGGTCAATGCCATCATCAGCGATCACGGCCACCTCGTTCTCGGCCGCATGGGCATTCCCAAGCCGGAATACCAGGTCGGGGTCATGTCGCTGATCATCGAGGGCACAACCGACGAGATCGGTTCGTTAACGGGCAGGCTCGGGAATCTCCCCGGCGTGACAGTCAAATCCGCGCTCACGACCAAGACCTTGCACAAGGAGCAAGACCATGATTGACGAATCCCAGCGCACTTCCGACGCGTTCATCGACGAGGGCCGCATTGCCGCCGCGCTGGCGGCCGCCAAAACGGCTTCCAAAG
Coding sequences within:
- a CDS encoding response regulator translates to MARARQDHGTSIGKVPPSVEEGSWNRTQSTGGEFLTRKEAEAALRESEKRFRLLIAEDSVSSRELIRLFLENEPYEIVMAETGCEALALFTPGAFDLILMDMEMPVMNGCAAAEAIRRLEAANGSRRTPILMLSAHTFADYEQKGLAAGCDGFMTKPIRKGRLIDVLRQAVGA
- a CDS encoding TM1266 family iron-only hydrogenase system putative regulator, encoding MNRRIGVIGIVIEEPKHVSEKVNAIISDHGHLVLGRMGIPKPEYQVGVMSLIIEGTTDEIGSLTGRLGNLPGVTVKSALTTKTLHKEQDHD